A window of Castanea sativa cultivar Marrone di Chiusa Pesio chromosome 1, ASM4071231v1 contains these coding sequences:
- the LOC142611646 gene encoding importin subunit beta-1-like yields the protein MAMEVTQVLLNAQAVDGTLRKQAEENLKQFQDQNLPSFLFSLAGELSNDDKPVESRKLAGLILKNALDAKEQHRKLELVQRWLSLDPSVKTQIKACLLKTLSSPALDARSTASQVIAKVAGIELPHKQWPELIGSLLSNIHQLPANTRQATLETLGYICEEVSPDAVEQDHVNKILTAVVQGMNSSESNNDVRLAATRALYNALGFAQANFSNDMERDYIMRVVCEATLSPELRIRQAAFECLVAISSTYYEKLAPYIHDIFNITAKAVKEDEEPVALQAIEFWSSICDEEIDILEEYGGDFTGDSDVPCFYFVKQALPVLVPMLLETLLKQDEDQDQDEGAWNIAMAGGTCLGLVARTVGDDVVPLVMPFIEENITKPDWRQREAATYAFGSILEGPSPDKLIPLVNIALNFMLTALMNDPNNHVKDTTAWTLGRMFEFLHGSALETPIITQANIQQIINVLLQSMKDVPNVAEKACGALYFLAQGYEDAGSSSSPLTPFFQEIVQALLTVTHREDAGESRLRTAAYETLNEVVRCSTDETASMVLQLIPVIMMELHQTLEAQKLSSDEREKQNELQGLLCGCLQVIIQKLGSSEQSKYVFMQYADQMMSLFLRVFASRSATAHEEAMLAIGALAYATGADFVKYMPEFYRYLEMGLQNFEDYQVCAITVGVVGDICRALEDKILPYCDGIMTQLLKDLSSNQLHRSVKPPIFSCFGDIALAIGENFEKYLIYAMPMLQSAAELSAHISGADDDMLEYTNSLRNGILEAYSGIFQGFKGSSKTQLLMPYAPHVLQFLDSLYMEKDMDDAVSKTAIGVLGDLADTLGSNAGPLIQQSVSSKDFLSECLSSDDHLIRESAEWAKLAISRAISF from the exons ATGGCAATGGAGGTGACTCAAGTTCTTTTAAATGCACAAGCAGTAGATGGCACCCTGCGCAAGCAGGCAGAAGAAAATCTAAAACAATTTCAAGACCAAAATCTTCCAAgtttcttgttttctcttgCTGGGGAATTGTCGAATGATGATAAGCCCGTTGAGAGTCGTAAATTAGCAGGCTTGATTCTGAAGAATGCCTTGGATGCCAAAGAACAACATAGGAAACTTGAGCTTGTGCAAAGATGGTTATCATTGGATCCCTCTGTGAAGACTCAGATCAAGGCATGCTTGTTAAAGACCCTCTCTTCTCCTGCTCTGGATGCTCGATCAACTGCATCACAAGTCATTGCAAAGGTTGCAGGTATTGAGTTACCACATAAACAGTGGCCTGAACTGATAGGGTCGCTCTTGTCTAATATTCACCAGCTTCCAGCCAATACCAGGCAGGCAACACTGGAAACTCTTGGGTATATTTGTGAAGAAGTCTCCCCAGATGCCGTAGAACAGGATCACGTAAACAAGATTCTTACTGCTGTAGTTCAGGGTATGAACTCTTCTGAAAGTAACAATGATGTTAGGCTTGCCGCTACTCGAGCTTTGTACAATGCTTTAGGTTTTGCTCAGGCAAACTTTTCCAATGATATGGAACGTGATTACATAATGAGAGTTGTTTGTGAGGCTACCCTTTCTCCAGAGTTGAGGATTCGACAAGCTGCTTTTGAGTGTTTGGTTGCCATATCTTCAACCTACTATGAGAAATTGGCTCCTTACATACACGATATCTTTAACATCACTGCAAAGGCTGTTAAGGAAGATGAAGAGCCAGTCGCTCTTCAAGCCATTGAGTTCTGGAGTTCAATATGTGATGAGGAGATAGATATTTTAGAAGAATATGGAGGTGACTTTACTGGGGATTCTGATGTTCCCTGCTTTTACTTTGTTAAGCAGGCACTTCCTGTTCTTGTCCCCATGTTATTAGAGACACTACTTAAGCAGGATGAGGATCAAGATCAAGACGAAGGGGCTTGGAACATTGCAATGGCTGGAGGCACATGCCTGGGTTTGGTTGCACGAACGGTTGGAGATGATGTTGTCCCGCTTGTAATGCCATTTATTGAAGAGAATATAACAAAACCAGATTGGAGGCAAAGGGAGGCTGCTACTTATGCCTTTGGTTCCATTCTGGAAGGTCCATCCCCAGACAAGCTCATACCACTTGTTAACATTGCCTTGAACTTCATGCTCACTGCCCTTATGAATGATCCAAATAACCATGTGAAGGACACTACTGCTTGGACTCTTGGAAGAATGTTTGAATTTCTGCACGGGTCAGCTTTGGAGACCCCCATAATTACCCAGGCAAATATTCAACAGATTATTAATGTTCTGCTTCAGAGCATGAAAGATGTACCAAATGTTGCGGAGAAAGCCTGTGGTGCTCTCTATTTCTTGGCCCAGGGTTATGAGGATGCGGGATCTTCATCTTCTCCACTAACTCCATTCTTCCAGGAAATTGTTCAAGCTCTTCTCACTGTGACTCACCGAGAAGATGCTGGAGAGTCACGCCTCCGCACTGCAGCCTATGAGACTTTAAACGAAGTTGTGAGGTGTTCTACTGATGAGACAGCTTCAATGGTGCTGCAACTAATTCCTGTCATTATGATGGAGCTCCACCAAACTCTTGAGGCACAGAAGCTTTCGTCTGATGAGAGGGAGAAGCAGAATGAATTACAAGGTTTGCTCTGTGGTTGCTTGCAGGTCATTATACAGAAACTGGGGTCATCCGAGCAATCGAAATATGTCTTCATGCAGTATGCTGACCAGATGATGTCCCTTTTCTTAAGAGTATTTGCTTCTCGAAGTGCCACAGCTCATGAGGAGGCTATGCTTGCCATTGGAGCTCTCGCCTATGCAACAGGTGCCGATTTTGTAAAATACATGCCAGAATTTTATAGGTATTTGGAAATGGGCCTTCAAAATTTCGAGGACTACCAGGTTTGTGCCATTACAGTTGGTGTAGTTGGGGACATATGCAGAGCGCTGGAGGATAAGATATTGCCTTACTGTGATGGAATAATGACCCAGCTTCTCAAGGATTTGTCAAGCAACCAGTTGCACCGATCTGTAAAGCCCCCGATATTTTCATGCTTTGGTGACATTGCTTTGGCAATTGGAGAAAACTTTGAGAAGTACTTAATATATGCTATGCCCATGCTTCAAAGTGCAGCAGAACTATCTGCCCATATTTCTGGTGCTGACGACGACATGTTGGAGTATACCAATTCTCTGAGAAATGGAATTCTAGAGGCATACTCGGGGATCTTTCAGGGGTTTAAGGGGTCTTCGAAGACCCAGCTATTGATGCCTTATGCACCTCATGTTCTTCAGTTCTTGGATAGTTTGTATATGGAGAAGGACAT gGATGATGCGGTGTCTAAGACGGCGATTGGGGTCCTTGGAGATCTAGCTGATACCCTGGGTAGTAATGCAGGTCCCTTGATTCAGCAATCTGTGTCAAGCAAAGACTTTCTAAGTGAATGTTTATCATCAGATGACCATTTGATAAGGGAATCTGCTGAATGGGCCAAGTTGGCCATCAGTCGAGCCATTTCTTTTTGA